gccttcttcgtcctcatcctcgtcctctccgccaTCCATCCCGCCCATCTTCTCATCCGCAGTCCCATTCTCCACTGGTCGCGGCGCGTCCTCAGCCggcacatcctcctcactctcccACTCATCCCGTAGACCCCAGCCGACTCCCGTCAAGCAGTACTTCTCCGGTGGTAATTGTACGCCAAAAGTCCTCTCCACTCTCGGTAATGCCACGCgattcctctccgccgcctgctCCATCATGAACTCCTTCGGCAACGGTCCCTGGAAAGTGTATCCTTGCCGACTCGCAATCGCCTGGCGCAGCGCAGTCACGGTAATAGCGTTACTGTCATCACCTGCCGCATTACGTTTGTTCCCTCGATCAGCTTGGCTGGCATAGCCCTCTGCGCTCAGCCGTAGACTGTCGGACAGCACGCCGCTGGTATAACGGTATGCGAAGTCCAGGAGTTGTAGGGGTACGCGCTCTTGATAACTGTGGATTCCGAGGGACGACAGCACAAGATGTATCAGGCGCGCATCGCGTGGTCTCTTAGACTGGCCATCGTCCTGGGTGGATGTGAGTGGTACTTCGGGTTCTGGTCGCGCTTTGGGCTCGGAGTTGGCTGATGGGTCGGAAGGTGGAGGTGTCACGGCGGTGTGGCCGTTTGTCGCCATGCTGGTAGCTGATCTTGTACTGCCAGTCACGGAGTTGTGACCGCAGTGTTGCGAGTGGATCTGCAGATATTCTTTGAATTCAGACCTGAAGcatgaggtggaggtggtttTACGTGAAGCCGCGAAGCTCCAGCTTCATGCACAAAGGCCCGTGCGAAAGCATGAATCACATGCGAAAGCTTAATCGCATTCccctgctcttcctcgtgGGGTGAATCAAGCTGACTCGAGGCGAGGGACAGACTCTACAGAGATCACATGCGAGACAGACAACCTCTAATAAGGCTTTTGCGTTGGTACAATTGGAAGTACTTTCCTTCTTCAAGAAACATCAACACTAAGGTCAGAGAGCAGAGCCTCATAGGTCGATCGAGATACCTCGGCCTGAAGCTTGACGATCTACCTTTGCTTTCTACATTTCTTTCCTGCTCTCCCAATAACATCAACATCTCAGACCGCAATCACAAAAACAACAGCTCGACACCATGCACGTCAAAGACCGCACCTTCGTTATCACCGGCGGCGCATCCGGGCTCGGACTCGCAACAGCAGAAGACCTCCACCAACATGGCGGGTACATCGCCATCCTGGACATGAATCCCGAGAACGGCGAGAAAGTCGTGAAGAGCATCGGTGGTGACCGCGCCAAGTtcttcgaagtcgatgtAACCGAAACGGAAAGTCTAGAGGCTGCCGTCAAGTCCGTGGTGGAGTGGACCAAGCAGACATCGAAGCCCGTTGGCGGCGTTATTCCGGCTGCTGGTGTTGGACGTCCTGGAAAGCTGCTGGATAGGAACTTGAACCCCATCAAGATGGAGGCGTTGGACTGGGTGATCGACATCAATTTGAGGGGCGTGCTGAACACAATTCGCCTGGTCCTACCTCACATGGCTCGCAACGAGCCCATCGGCGAGGACAACGAACGGGGAGTTATCGTTATGGTGTCCTCATCCTCTGCCTTCGAGGGCCAAGTCGGACAACTCAGCTACGCCGCGACAAAGGGAGCCATCCGAAGCATGACCTTGGTCCTCGCACGAGATTTGGCACCCAACGGAATCCGCGCCATGTCGATCGCACCCAGTCTGTTCAAGACGGCCATGAGCGACCAGCTTTCGCCCAAGGTACTGCAAGCTCTTGTATCGGCGACTGAATACCCTAAGCGACTGGGAAATGCGAAGGAGTTTGCCATGATGGTCAGGCAGTGCATCGAGAACCCCTACCTGAACGGAGAGTGCGTAAGATTGGATGGCGCAGTCCGCATGCCGGCAAAGATGTAGTATAGTGTATAGCATTGGGTATCTCGAGTACGCGGGGAGGAAAAACAGTCTTCAGCGAACGACCGTGTCCAAGCTTGTGATCATCGCTTCCGTGACTTCGCCTTGAACTTCACGCCGCTCTTATTGACGCCGCCTATTGTGCCAGCCATCTGGGCTCGTTGATGGTCCAGACCTTCCAGTGCCGCGCTCAACTTGTCCTCTTGCTCTTTCAGTGCGTCCAGCTTTTTCCGCTTCACTTCTAATGTGTGCCTCTTCCGACTCTTCGCTAACCGTTCCTCCGGTGTCAAATTCTCATCGGCAGActcttcctcatcactctcctcctcgccctcctcatccagAAACCCAGAGTCCATGTTGAAGTCCTCCAAATCCATGTCATCATCCAGATCGCTCAAATCGACATCACCAGCCAACACCGGTAGTCCCTCATCATCAAATATCACTTTTCGTGCTCCACCATCCGGCTCCGCCTTGACTCCAGTCTCACCCAGCAGAACGTCCTCCTCTAAcctccctctctccttcctcgtcctctgcaACATAGTCTGCAAATATCCCTGATCCTGCGTCTTCATCAACCGCACCACATCCTGCGACAGCACTttccctccaccgcctgaATTTGCTTCGCCACGCTTTGCGACTTTGATCCCGCCTTTGCTCGATGAGCTCATCATTCCAAAGTAGAATTCATCCTCATTTCGCTCCGAGGCTTTCGCTTTCAGCGCGTTGATCTTTTTGGTTTTGGACTTGTGATCAGCGGCGCGGAGTTTGTAGTCTTTGCGCTTTTCGAGGAGACCCCATTTTTGGCGCTCGGCGGGTTGGGCGCGTTCGCGATGGTTTCGCCGTTGGACGGCATTGCGGAGGGAGGACATGGTTGTGAGATGTGTGAGGTGAAATCAGAGGAAGTGCTTTGAAGATTTTAGAAGACGACGGGACTTTTTAAGTCCGCCTATGTCCGTGTCGGACTTTGACGCCTGAGGCATACATATGTCACAGCATTTTCCCCATTCATCAGACCGTCAGTTTTGCTGTAGAGCCGCGCTTGGTAGCCTTTGAGATGCCAGAGGCGACATCAAAGTAGGCCGTGGACACTCCGTGGAGTCCGCCGAGTGCTCGCCCACCGCCATCAAGGCTCCCATCCTCAGCCATCCGTACGATCGATCAGTCAATCCAAGCCATCTGCTAGCCCTTCATAGGTATCTGACCAGTGGTCCTGACTGATGAGGATTCGATACAGCGCTCATGGTCGAAGCATGCCTCTTCGACTCGTCATCAAAGCTCTGATCTCAGTCAAACGAATGACCTTCCCATTTCAAAACCCCGTCCACCCTTTCAAACCGGCTTCGCCACCTTCCTCAGCTCCCTCAATCCCGTCTCCGGATCCTGAAACTCCTTCCACGAGATGGGATACATCTGATTTCCCCACTCACTCTGCGCCATCACAACGCCCAGCTCATTCCTCGCGGTCGTCAAGTAATAGCTCCTCTCATCTCCTAGACTAATCACCGTCGCACGCACCACATCCCCAACCCGAAAACTCTCCGCGACTTTCACCTTGTCGATCTCCGTTGCGCGAATGTCTTGCTGTCGGATGAGAGCGGGAAAGGCATCGCCACAGACGTGTTCGCCTGCGGAACCGAGGGCCAGGATCGTGACGTTGGCTTGTCGTGGGCCGGTGCGTGTGATTTTGCCTAGGATGACGGTTCCAACTTCGGGAAGGAGAGTACCTGTCGTGCGGGCGATGGAAACGGTGGGAAGTTTTGAGGTTTTGCTTGTTGAAGGTTGGGAGAGGATGGGACCGGAAATGCTTGCGCAGAGATCGGTGCCTTGGATGTGAGTTCCTGTGCCGAGACTGTTGGCACTTGTTGGTCCGAGAATCTGTCCAGGGAGCGCCATGTTGAACGAGTGGTTCTTGCAGAATCTTTGGTGCTATTTGTCGAAGTTGTATGTCTGCCAAATCCAGGAAGTCTGAGATGGCATTTTGAGAAGCACGGACCACTTATGATCTAGCTCGAGCGCGCATGGAACGGCGGGAGGCAGACCACAGGATGCATTGAAATGCTACATGCTTAGCGTATTGACGGAGTCACTGAGGCAGACATCACGCATAGAGCGAGGTCATGAAAATCGTCTCACAGCCGGATCGGCAGCGTAGTCAAGCTTCATGGACTAACAACTTTACCAATCGGTTCACAAGACACATGTCAATGATGTTCCATACAGTGTACTACTGTAATACTTCAACTTCGTGAGACATCGCTGTACAGTTAAACCGTCAATTGTAATCTGGTAGTGTGCCTCCATTATCCCAACTGCAGTGCAAACGCTCCGAACGCCAACCGATGCATAGAGATGGCCCCAACCCTTGACGAGGAGTAAAGACTTCCATCTCGAGAACTAGCACGAGCAGCCTTGCTCATTCTCTCCGATATTGATTGGAATCGTCGGTGGGAAGTCAGGGTCGAAGTCCTGAGATTCTTCCTGAGCCAGAGCGTTGCGTGCAATGACTGCGAGATGTGTTAGCAAGCATGCCGAGGAATTTTGCATTCATCTGCAAGGCGCTCTTGCGTATCCATAGAATCCTTGTGTGTTGTACTCACCCTCAAATGCTTGCTCCACGTTGACCGCCTCTTTCGCGCTGGTCTCAAAGTATGGAATGCCTCCCTTTGCCTGGCAGAACGCCATCGCACGCTTCGAGCTGATCATCCTCTTGCTCTCCTCAACATCAACCTTGTTGCCCAGGACCACAAAAGGGAAGCTTTCAGGATCCATGGGACTAGCCTGGATTAGGAACTCGTCCCGCCATGAGTCCAgagtatcgaaggacttggAGTTGTTCACATCGTATACCAGCACGCAGCAATCTGCGCCTCTGTAGAAAGCCACGCCTAGCGACTGGAAGCGCTCCTGCCCTGCGGTATCCCAAAGTTGCATGGTGACGAGTCGGTCGTCCACGAGGACTTCTTTCGTGAGGAAATCGGCGCCGATCGTGGCTTTGTAGGATGCGCTGAACTTCTTGTTGACCTGTGGAGAGTCACATTAGATATCGAAAGTATGGGGTATAACTCGAAGTACGTACATATTGGTTCATCAAGCTGGTCTTGCCGACTCCGCTGTCGCCGAGGATAATGACCTGCGATGGTCAGTACTGATCTCGTCCACGGCAGGCGATCTGGCCGCACCTTCAAAAGGATCTTCTTTCTGGATGACATATTGTCCGTGGGATCTCAGAGACTGTTTGCGCCGTGTGCGGAGATCGGTAGAGGGAGTCGCGAAGAAGCGGGCTATCGGCGCCGCTGGACAGTCTCGATGGAGGTGGTAAAGGGCGCAATTTCGGGCGGTGCAGACGATCTCTTGATAGAATGCCGGTGGTAGGTCCTTGTGTAGATGTGACTTGACACTGTGACTGAGGTTTGTTGTAGGTAGGTGAGGTAGATGTGGCTGGCGTGAAGCTCTCGGTAGATTTGACCATGTGACGCAGGCGCGAGAGCATGGAGCCAGATCCCGCGGGAAACAGCTGTGGCTTTGGCACATTGAGACCACCATCCGGAGACAAATCACACTTCATCTCACCATCAACATGAAACAACTATACGATGCCATCTCGTGGCGTGCGAATGCAACACTAGGGACCACTCAAGACCGTCACCTTGTCGTCCTGACTGTGCTGAAAACCTGCTTGACGATAGAACTACAATATTTCACCGCAGCGTCTTGACGGATACCATCAGCCGGGCTATACATGCATTCACACGAACGCGTCGCATCGTATCGTCATCAACGTGTAGATGATCTGGCTGCACGGTGCTTTCGGTCTGTTTGGACGGCACGCCAGTACATGCAAATGGAGCAGGTTGGACAGATTGAGCAGTGACTTGCTTCGGACGGACCTCTCACGACTTGGCCGGCCTGGGACCAGTGCGAATCCATTGCATTCAACTCAAGGGCCACGTCAATGAAAACTCACTGACATTCGCCGGCGCACAGCGCTCGCTTCAGGCGCCAAATGGTTTTGGCGGGCCTACATCCTCTGCGAAAGCCTACGCCGTATTCAGACAGCAGAGCCTCTTCATGCCTCTGTTGATGACAATGGTATCTGATGCAGCCCCAGTCTATTGATGTTTCGCTCGAAAAATCTAAGCAGTGCGGCTAGACCTTCAAAGCTTGCTCTGCGCATGGTCCGCATATGATATTATATGGCTCACTCCGTGTAGGTGGGTGCCTGGCGAACAGACAGGGTCGAAGGATTGTCAGCAAATCAGTCGCGCCTTTGCTTCTCAAACTCGACGAACGGGGTCTCTCAGGCTATAAGATCGAAGGGCCTAGCATCGAGAAGATCTTCCTTCGGCTATCCGACGAGATGAAATCGGAAATTCCCAGCAAGCTTACTGCGAGCAGCGAGCACAGGGATGGCATCGATACCTCTGATCGACCCATGACCCTCTACACCGGAAAGCCATGCGGGCCATTGAGACAGATGCGCGCTCTCTACATCAAGCGGCTCGCTATTCTCAAGCACAACTTCATGCCTTACCTcgcagccttcttcgtccCGCTGGTCTTGGCTGGGCTAGTACCACGCTTCCTTCGCAGCGCCGAAGCAGGCGGTCTTCAATGCAGCGATCCGAATGCAGGTTCGACTTATGAAAGCAATCCCTCTACGCTTCTGCCCCAGGCCTTCCTGTACGGCACGACTGTCGCGCCACCCAGCGCGGTGGATACATTGGAGAGACTCCTACCCCGAAACGGTTTTTGCTACCAGCCGAGTGGTACGGCTGGGTACTCCGGGGTGGGATACTGCGAGAATAGCGATTACGACACCAAGCCCTGGAGTGAGGTCACGACTGCCACCTCTTTGGACGCCTTCAACGCTGCCATCATCCCTCAGGGGCAGTACGGGTACTCGCAGGGCGGATTCTTCGTCCGCGGGAACGACGCCCCTCTCCTTGCCTTTGCCGCGGGTTACACATTTTCTGCGAGTGTGGAAATGCTGGGTGCCTTGGACATGGTCCTGACTAACACGACCGTGGGGGTTTCGCACGCATCCTTTGGCCAGAAGTATACGCCGCAGGACTTCTATCAGTCGCTCGTTGCGGTGTTTACAACGATTGGGTTCTGTTTGTTCCCTGGTCTTTTTGCACTGTACCCCACAAGGGAGCGATTGCAAAAGGTTCGGGCCATGCAATACAGTAACGGCATCACGAGCGGTCCGCTTTGGGTTGCATACGCCTTGTTCGACTTCTGTTTCCTGTTGCTGATCGCGATACTGGTGACTATCATCTGGATGACCAACGGATACGGTTACTATGGCTTGGGGTACATGTTTGTGTAGGTGGTCCTGCGCCGGACTCCACTATTGCCACGCTGACCTGATGAATACAGAGTGCTACTTTTGTATGGGATGGCCGCGACGGCGTACTCGTACGTGATCTCGCTATTTGCGCCGTCACAACTTGCTGGCATCGCGATGACAGTCATCGTTCAAGTCGTAATAGCGATGCTGTACTTTGTCGGGTAAGTGCAATTCTTCATTCGCATAAAAGAGACATCCTTTGCTAATCTCGATTTACCAACAGCTGCTTCTTGACAGTCGATTCGGCCAATGTCACGGTCGTCGAGCACGATCTGAACATTCTTTACTACACCATCGCTCTGATCTGCCCGGCTGTCAGTCTGCTGCGCGCACTCTTGGTCAGCATGAACATATACTCCCTCTCGTGCGATGAGGCTATACTGGCATCATATGGCGGCGCCATGGACCTTTACGGAGGTCCCATCCTCTACCTCGTCCTGCAATTCATCCTCCTTGTGACGCTTCTCATTTTCTACGAGTCTGGCGGAAGCCTGGAAGCATTTGGCATCCATATCgggccggcgaagaagcacaAGGAccatgaagacgatgagaaAGGCATCGTAGGCTCGGACGCCGAGTTGGGAGAGGAGATCCATCGACTGTCCTCAATGAACGACGGGTTGCGGGTACAACACATTTCCAAGACTTTTGGACGCAACAAGGCTGTCGACGACATCAGCTTTGGCATCCTACCATCGGAGAAGTTCGCTTTCATCGGTCCGAATGGCGCCGGTAAAAGTTCTAGTATCAGCTTGATTCGAGGCGAACTGCGTCCGGATCCTTCGCGACGATCCGAAATCCATATCGCTGGAGACAGTCTGTTCGATTCGCCCGTCGCAGCCAAAAGCCATCTCGGAGTATGTCCCCAGTTCGACTCCGTGGACTCGATGACCCTCTCTGAGCACCTCCACTTCTATGCTCGCGCCCGTGGCCTTCAAGGCAGAGAAAAGAACTCAAACGTCGACGAGATCATCAACCGCCTTGGCCTCACTGAGCACCGGAAGAAACTTGTGAAGAAGCTCTCCGGCGGCACAAAACGCAAGCTCTCCCTCGGCATCGCTCTCATCTCCAATCCATCGGTACTACTACTCGACGAGCCTTCGAGTGGCATGGACGCTGCCGCAAAACGAACCCTCTGGGCCACCCTCCACGCTATCTCCGCAGGTAGGAGTCTGCTTATCACGACGCATAGCATGGAGGAAGCGGATAATCTGTGTGATCGAGCGGGCATCATAGCGAAACAGATGCTGGCACTTGGCACGATCTCGGACTTGCACGCGAAGTATGCCGACCGAATTTACGTTCAGCTCGTCCATGAACATGCTCCGCGTTCGACCGATCAGGAGGTGGAGCGGTTGTGGACGTGGGTACGCTCGACATTCCTGGTGGCTGAGACGGAGAGGTCGGTCGGTGGACAGGTCAGATTTGCCGTCCCGATCAAGAGGGACGGGTCAGACTCGAGCGACCTTCTGGATGGAAGCCATATGGGCAAGCTGTTTCAAGCTATTGAGGCGAGAAAGGTGGAGGTCGGTGTTCGCGACTACAGCATTGAGCGGTCCTCGCTGGAGCAGGTATTTTTGAATGTGGTGGGTCGACATgatgtggaagaggagaactCGCATGCCGTTGAGCGGAAGGGGCTGGTCCAGAAGTTCCTTCGCAGAAAGAAGTGAGCGATTTATGGCTCGTCGCCGCCTCGGATTGTAATGAATATCTTACATTTGAGACGAATATGGATGTGCTGTTCTTGAAGGATTGCTTACATATCTCGTCGGATACGGTATACCACAAGGATGACTCAGCTGGCTCGCTCCTTCCTTCCGAGGATAGATAGCAACCTCACTTCATTTTTCATTCACTTACGACCAAACGACATTCGCAGACCAACACTTACATCTATTTCGATAAAGGACCCTGACAGCGGGGACTCGGAAAAGAACCTGGAGCTCTCGAATTGATTGTGTGCCTATTACCACGAATCCATCTCACTTCCCAACAACATGCCACTCACTGTCCTCAGCGACTTCGACGTCAACAAGATCCTCCACTCCTATAACAAAGAGGACATCGAAGCTCTGCAAGAAACTCTAGCCGATGCATTACATTGGTACTCCACGAGCAACGACGCCAACGATGCCTGTTCCGACTATCAACCCGAGCGAACACACCTCAAACGCAAAGATGGATCGACGACACTCTTCATGCCGGCATCGGGATTGACAGGACAGGGAATCAAGGTCGTGAATATTGTGCCGCCGGACGCAACT
This is a stretch of genomic DNA from Zymoseptoria tritici IPO323 chromosome 3, whole genome shotgun sequence. It encodes these proteins:
- a CDS encoding ras-related protein-like protein (Ras protein) yields the protein MSSRKKILLKVIILGDSGVGKTSLMNQYVNKKFSASYKATIGADFLTKEVLVDDRLVTMQLWDTAGQERFQSLGVAFYRGADCCVLVYDVNNSKSFDTLDSWRDEFLIQASPMDPESFPFVVLGNKVDVEESKRMISSKRAMAFCQAKGGIPYFETSAKEAVNVEQAFEVIARNALAQEESQDFDPDFPPTIPINIGENEQGCSC
- a CDS encoding putative ABC transporter (ABC transporter, ABC-A family. Probably belonging to the AOH type. This family has no homologs in yeast. The ABCA subfamily is involved in lipid transport. Members of this subfamily are exclusively found in eukaryotes and display an IM-ABC or an (IM-ABC)2 organization, similar to that of the MDR family of exporter.. ...), whose product is MPVVGGCLANRQGRRIVSKSVAPLLLKLDERGLSGYKIEGPSIEKIFLRLSDEMKSEIPSKLTASSEHRDGIDTSDRPMTLYTGKPCGPLRQMRALYIKRLAILKHNFMPYLAAFFVPLVLAGLVPRFLRSAEAGGLQCSDPNAGSTYESNPSTLLPQAFLYGTTVAPPSAVDTLERLLPRNGFCYQPSGTAGYSGVGYCENSDYDTKPWSEVTTATSLDAFNAAIIPQGQYGYSQGGFFVRGNDAPLLAFAAGYTFSASVEMLGALDMVLTNTTVGVSHASFGQKYTPQDFYQSLVAVFTTIGFCLFPGLFALYPTRERLQKVRAMQYSNGITSGPLWVAYALFDFCFLLLIAILVTIIWMTNGYGYYGLGYMFVVLLLYGMAATAYSYVISLFAPSQLAGIAMTVIVQVVIAMLYFVGCFLTVDSANVTVVEHDLNILYYTIALICPAVSLLRALLVSMNIYSLSCDEAILASYGGAMDLYGGPILYLVLQFILLVTLLIFYESGGSLEAFGIHIGPAKKHKDHEDDEKGIVGSDAELGEEIHRLSSMNDGLRVQHISKTFGRNKAVDDISFGILPSEKFAFIGPNGAGKSSSISLIRGELRPDPSRRSEIHIAGDSLFDSPVAAKSHLGVCPQFDSVDSMTLSEHLHFYARARGLQGREKNSNVDEIINRLGLTEHRKKLVKKLSGGTKRKLSLGIALISNPSVLLLDEPSSGMDAAAKRTLWATLHAISAGRSLLITTHSMEEADNLCDRAGIIAKQMLALGTISDLHAKYADRIYVQLVHEHAPRSTDQEVERLWTWVRSTFLVAETERSVGGQVRFAVPIKRDGSDSSDLLDGSHMGKLFQAIEARKVEVGVRDYSIERSSLEQVFLNVVGRHDVEEENSHAVERKGLVQKFLRRKK